In Helianthus annuus cultivar XRQ/B chromosome 8, HanXRQr2.0-SUNRISE, whole genome shotgun sequence, a single genomic region encodes these proteins:
- the LOC110872667 gene encoding ABC transporter I family member 6, chloroplastic isoform X2, giving the protein MTCTWHTFLYYQTPIQPLLLRQPSTMALLHRFNCRSSPSPPLLTTKSTSNSTVFSLSTLPRHRRFHRKFPSFKLTATLAAETTAGSVPSGGGGPPKLVLEVKDLTAVISESGQKILNGVNLSIYEGEIHAIMGKNGSGKSTFAKVLVGHKDYEVTGGSVVFKGENLLEMEPEDRSLAGLFLSFQSPVEIPGVSNSDFLQMAYNARRRKLGQPELDPLQFYGYIMPKLEMVNIKADFLNRNVNEGFSGGEKKRNEILQLAVLGAELAILDEIDSGLDVDALRDVSKAVNALMTSTNSVLMITHYRRLLEFIKPTYIHIMDEGRISMTGDISIATLLEKKGYKAMSSS; this is encoded by the exons ATGACTTGCACGTGGCATACCTTCTTATATTATCAAACCCCAATTCAGCCGTTACTCCTCCGGCAACCCTCAACAATGGCTCTACTCCACCGATTTAACTGCCGTTCTTCTCCGTCACCTCCTCTACTCACCACAAAATCAACCTCTAATTCCACGGTCTTTTCACTCTCCACCCTCCCCCGTCACCGCCGTTTCCACCGGAAATTCCCGTCCTTCAAACTAACTGCAACACTCGCCGCCGAAACGACCGCCGGTTCTGTACCTTCCGGCGGTGGCGGACCGCCGAAGCTTGTGTTGGAGGTTAAGGACCTCACGGCCGTTATCTCTGAATCCGGACAGAAAATTCTTAACGGCGTTAACCTCTCGATCTACGAAGGCGAG ATTCATGCGATTATGGGCAAGAATGGTTCTGGGAAGAGTACTTTTGCCAAG GTTCTTGTTGGTCACAAAGACTATGAAGTTACCGGAGGGTCGGTTGTCTTCAAGGGAGAGAATTTGCTTGAGATGGAACCTGAAGACCGATCACTTGCTGGTCTTTTTCTAAGCTTTCAGTCTCCTGTTGAAATTCCCGGAGTCAGCAATAGTGACTTTCTGCAGATGGCGTACAATGCCAGACGAAGGAAACTTGGTCAACCTGAGCTTGATCCACTTCAG TTTTATGGTTACATCATGCCAAAGTTGGAAATGGTCAATATAAAGGCGGACTTTCTGAATAGAAATGTGAATGAAGGATTTAGTGGTGGTGAAAAGAAGCGAAACGAAATTTTACAACTCGCG GTGCTTGGGGCAGAATTGGCGATATTGGATGAAATTGATTCTGGATTAGATGTTGACGCCCTAAGAGACGTTTCAAAAGCAGTTAATGCTCTAATGACGTCCACAAACTCTGTTTTGATGATTACTCATTACCGACGACTCTTGGAATTCATCAAGCCCACTTATATCCACATCATG GATGAAGGGAGAATTTCCATGACTGGCGATATTTCTATAGCTACTCTTCTTGAGAAAAAAGGCTATAAAGCAATGTCCAGCTCATAA
- the LOC110872667 gene encoding ABC transporter I family member 6, chloroplastic isoform X1 has protein sequence MALLHRFNCRSSPSPPLLTTKSTSNSTVFSLSTLPRHRRFHRKFPSFKLTATLAAETTAGSVPSGGGGPPKLVLEVKDLTAVISESGQKILNGVNLSIYEGEIHAIMGKNGSGKSTFAKVLVGHKDYEVTGGSVVFKGENLLEMEPEDRSLAGLFLSFQSPVEIPGVSNSDFLQMAYNARRRKLGQPELDPLQFYGYIMPKLEMVNIKADFLNRNVNEGFSGGEKKRNEILQLAVLGAELAILDEIDSGLDVDALRDVSKAVNALMTSTNSVLMITHYRRLLEFIKPTYIHIMDEGRISMTGDISIATLLEKKGYKAMSSS, from the exons ATGGCTCTACTCCACCGATTTAACTGCCGTTCTTCTCCGTCACCTCCTCTACTCACCACAAAATCAACCTCTAATTCCACGGTCTTTTCACTCTCCACCCTCCCCCGTCACCGCCGTTTCCACCGGAAATTCCCGTCCTTCAAACTAACTGCAACACTCGCCGCCGAAACGACCGCCGGTTCTGTACCTTCCGGCGGTGGCGGACCGCCGAAGCTTGTGTTGGAGGTTAAGGACCTCACGGCCGTTATCTCTGAATCCGGACAGAAAATTCTTAACGGCGTTAACCTCTCGATCTACGAAGGCGAG ATTCATGCGATTATGGGCAAGAATGGTTCTGGGAAGAGTACTTTTGCCAAG GTTCTTGTTGGTCACAAAGACTATGAAGTTACCGGAGGGTCGGTTGTCTTCAAGGGAGAGAATTTGCTTGAGATGGAACCTGAAGACCGATCACTTGCTGGTCTTTTTCTAAGCTTTCAGTCTCCTGTTGAAATTCCCGGAGTCAGCAATAGTGACTTTCTGCAGATGGCGTACAATGCCAGACGAAGGAAACTTGGTCAACCTGAGCTTGATCCACTTCAG TTTTATGGTTACATCATGCCAAAGTTGGAAATGGTCAATATAAAGGCGGACTTTCTGAATAGAAATGTGAATGAAGGATTTAGTGGTGGTGAAAAGAAGCGAAACGAAATTTTACAACTCGCG GTGCTTGGGGCAGAATTGGCGATATTGGATGAAATTGATTCTGGATTAGATGTTGACGCCCTAAGAGACGTTTCAAAAGCAGTTAATGCTCTAATGACGTCCACAAACTCTGTTTTGATGATTACTCATTACCGACGACTCTTGGAATTCATCAAGCCCACTTATATCCACATCATG GATGAAGGGAGAATTTCCATGACTGGCGATATTTCTATAGCTACTCTTCTTGAGAAAAAAGGCTATAAAGCAATGTCCAGCTCATAA